The Silene latifolia isolate original U9 population chromosome X, ASM4854445v1, whole genome shotgun sequence genome contains the following window.
tcagcagcagccggctcgagctcctaggtcgaaggacctcagccacgaaaggaggagggCCAGCGTACTtctcccaaggtctaggcacccactagaaaagcaaacgaatggtcattcttatgatcagttctaaaagaaagagaaagtaaGACAGTCAAAGGTAAGGTGAAATACTtacgccgtccagctgaagagcgttcacctcccaccgacagatgtcgtggaaggaacgccgactcctcatgcggcacatcacccaatccctcacgacgggatatgccttctccaccggctccgtcctcttcggcgcgaggcccagaaagtaggagtacacccacgcctgtaaatcaagataatcagcaacgatctttcgtgacttgataagaaaaagaaatgatctttcatgagaagaaattaaggttcatacctccaacaacagtccagggccgacagcagtaGGAGAAGTTCCTTTCTCCATcgactccggacgaaccatgaccctcatgaagcggatgaggaccgcaaaaccagcagtgacccagtcgcaatggcctagggaactcaggtcagaaagaaagggaagaagcttcgtcgaaagcctctctcccttgtctccgaggtaaatcgaagacaagaaccaccagagccccacgcagactctctgctctgcagtgcagggaggaggagctgtctccctcccctcgatcaccactaacgccggggtcttccccgcgaagtagtcccgcacgtaagaactaggcaccaagccaggtaccgcagccgccttcggcgccaaattccagccaatcaacctcctagcctccgccgagtcaaccctcatggccgtctTTGGCCACTACACCACCTCAGttccacacggcagaccaaaaatcatgtcgtagtcctccaaagtgacccccacctcaccagaAAGCATGTGAAAcgtagaggtcgtgtcccaaaaccggtccaagaacgctcgaacgagactgaggttatctcgaagcttcctcctcgcaatatccctccaagcctgcaccgaGGCACTGAATGCTCCCCGTTTGATCATGGCCCGCttctcagccgacagcctctcatagcaccccatcgccgtcgtgtagcccgagaacgacctgatgttcccggcctcctatgttgatttgaaacaaaagctatctttagctcaaatgaagaagaaaaagaatgacaaacagaaatgaaagaagatgaatgaagagtgatgaatctTATTTAACAAGCTCTTCatcgtcctataggacaggtgaccctccgcagcccagagcaggtgcctactgtcccaggtctcagcccacgcaggtgctcccctcagctggcgaccaacgttggcccgtctcgcagcctcctcctcctcagcagcctcctcctctagGACCTCGTTCTcagtagccatcaccgcagcggtgaaagcctcctccaacgcctcctcgagcacctgagaagggtcaacagcagtgtccacgtccatgggagccctcccagacgtagaagcctcgtcgcttgcaaaattaaagtaaatttaggccgcgtcaagtgacgacaagccttgattaggggattttcgagttttcagagctccgaaatcgctcttttctcgccatctttggcaactTTCCCACAAaaccgtccgctcatgtggtaatttgggtaaAGTCAAGCCTAAgctgaagcctagtcatgggttcgagtcggaatttcggcagcatttcgttataacggcgattatgccctaagaaaagtgtcctgaaaaagccgtcacaaaccaaaattccgagatggtaggaagtttacccatcatacaaggattaaaaatatcaagtttcgtcacaaataggcaatcctaaggctattttcgaagcaatttacggtttagctgtgaaaccgtctcaatttcactcaaatgctcaaaactcaacaaaaattcgaaacaaatacatggttatgatccttatgttaccaattagccatttgcAAAGCCAATTTTgtaaggcaaaatcatttgggcgaaaagccccaaatttttgactaattagggtcgaaaaccctaattttgtcgatcccatttgagcAAATGCAGAAGATAAATgaaagattgatacacatacctcgattagtcatggcaaatgcaagattttggatcaaattttgacgcaaatggttggaatttgagagagtaattgagattttatgttttgaaataatgaaatgaaacccctgttttatcgagtttttacGCAAGAAAGACacgcccaggaatagacgcagcaggtgttgtgcctcttccaagggacgcagctcttgctgcgcttcTTCCTCAACTTCCcctcatacgagttttcaaaaattcgttatgagttcgttatttttgtgggcccatcttgctgcgcctcttccttgatgctacatcacatatttggtccgtttgacgtatgttCTTCGCCCAGATCCACATCTTCCAAGCCAACAACAAATCATCGCCTTATTTTTtacccaagacctagcttgtcacaacgagcatccctctttgacaggtgtttcgacacacctttattatgttcccccagcgagagtacacggatagactttccctctcgagacatggagatcagttcccgattatgttcccccagcgagagttcatgacccatagtcacttcctctcgagacatggagatcaacatcgaccccaaattcttctgaagtttgtttgaagctgaacacaagcagatttctcccagcagttccagactgtgtcctacTGTCTTCTCCGAATATCGCGTTTTGCTTTCCTTGGAGTTTCAAAGAATTTCAGGTATAgtatcttcttatggctggcgagcctccttacgtactctaatggattttaaacgaccctccccgatagtcgacagactctaaaatgttcccgacgacaggtccttggttcagaccccttgagccgcctcgcgtcgccatagtcgtcaggttgtaatattcgattgacctgatggctatactttgacttttgccttgttcaagcctcagtcaaagtgggggctctgtagatacctcatttctgcacctcccgcaaaccacccggtgatgattgggccgcatgtttggtacgcggaacgatttgtgatagttcgtaagtttatcgtcaagtgatcgcttaaacatttatgtctacctcttaaatgtcatctacgtgccgatacggtcgttttggcagtaattagagtacatttggagtccgggcctaaaactgtcttcattttctgacaaccattaaaatgccgagtcggaatgttctggaatgttccagatatttctattccatatttaataaatattttaatctttggtaaacaatttcccgtaatattcacacaaaatagtaaggaaaaccaaattattccgttattctaTAAACTaaacacagaaatctttcttcagcagaaggaaaccacttgggaatagacgcagcaagtgctgcgcctcttccaagagacgcagtgcctgctgcgcctcttcccaagtccttttctgcgtatttttagtatcttttcatatcttttcgagattcacttccaaagtttctccgaaaaaccctaattcctccacatgattagtataaatagagaccttcggtctcacatatttctcacgcgagtgtccgcttgcattctagaccacgttcttactttttggcgtctacgtgcttgaactttcgaccacgtaagctcagatccttttgagtaccagcctcgttttacatgacctaccaatttgaccaactccccCATAATCatctttaatcaatctgttttaattcctcttacgagggcactttcgtctacattcgagttgagcatcactaatcgttaactaagtttatctcgtttcgtcaaacatgtaagtctgagggtgtaaatctctcttttattcattgttattcatttattacaatcatattgtaagatttatgtcgaaaatacaattaaaaccgatttctaaaaccctttgtttaaaaacctttttacggattatcagaggacaaccgtcgagaaaggacgcagcaacttctgcgcctcttcgaagggatgcagtacctgctgcgcctcttcgtgaggctgccgcagttcctgcttcctttcttcttccttcgtctttcgttgattcgtttgtttttcttttgttttcatgtgttccttgttttaatataacaatctgaacataataatttgacatataaattgttcatcatcattaacatataattcgtcattaaattcccgacttaaatcccaaataaccaatatttgcgggttttcgtcactaaagtcaaaccgggttgtagaaattcgattcattcatattgggtttctggaattcgatctttgatatattctcacctgtttattatcatatttatCATTAGTCCGTTATTAATtcatcgtatttaacctaattaatctgtttagtttttaatttgttaattaaccttattaatcttgtataaTTCGTCCAAATTAGTTTTTTATccgtgttttatcgtttttatgacccttaatcacatgtaaataatctgataatcactttcatccgagtaaataatactaatcaatcattaaaatcacccacgaatattaacgacttgcaattcctgcttcatagccagaactgagccaaggaacagacgcagtgactgctgcgcctcttccagagggcacagctctgctgcgcctgttcgtggttgatttctgtctctgaactcccgtgttgcttttacctagtttattaattacgtatctaattaactattaatcgtattatcaccctaattcccgttcgttaatttattcatttattttttctcaaattatccgttttagatgtatttttgacataaatcatttaatccaatgtaattattgtaattttctatcattgtatttttattgtatttctttattattgcttgtatgtttttaCATGTAATCAACTTatatttctacctcgacattaattgtatgttaaactacgtgttaaccgacgtagtttaattctcacatgttaggattaaaacgttggatgttgcattgcatgcatataatcgacaatatatcgagtatagacgattttccctaatcattagtagaggccgctatcgaggcgggcgggattaggtgttcgatcaaaagagcttcctaatatgtaccctcaccccttactccagatctctgtgaacatccgtgttcattggcatccacgagagtcattatagacatagaatgctaagggtaacgagttcatggtgttcatgtcactactttgtgtcttgacatgacacgaggtattcgcacggtttccaattttccacaataaattggtagcgactccacaaatgcaaacgcttgttttccaagcgcccccgtggcccgcgtccacagtccCCCTCCTCATCACAGTCCTCTGCCTCATGCTCCATTGGTTGCCCAGCTGCACGGACATACCTGCACCGCACGTACCTGCACCTCCATCATCTCCAGTCAACACACCACTGCACGTAAATCCGCCATTCATCCAAGGCTGATTACCCCAGTTCACGGCCCTAGGTTTCGCTCAGGAACCTACACAATGACTAATCATCGTTCCCCAAGCGACGTGATCGACCCCACCGTTCTCAAAGACTCCCGTATTCATCTCCAACTCCCCTCCACCAGCTAGAGTGCCTACACTCTCGTCCTACGCCCTGAAGGTGTCCCATATCATGGCCATTCCTCATGGTCAAATCATGGTTCAGGCAATATGTGAGTTATGCAATCTGCATATGGGGGTCATAAGCATACGAGTACTGAAGGTACTGAGGATATACCTGAGGAATGGGAAATATCTAAGTCTCTTGAGTCTCAAAGCCGGGTGGGAAAGAAACATGACCACGGGTCGCCCTAGGCTCCTCCATCACGATAAGAACGCGGTTTAGGATGAGGTAAGACTAAGGTGGAAGGATTGATATCTCACTGTCGGGGTCCACATTATCTAAATGATCGATAAAAGGAAGGTTTTCCTCATCTGATAATATCATCCACATCCTACCCTTCAACCTCCAAGCCTACCTCTCATCATCCAACCTCCACTGCACATGAACCAAGTATTCCCATCAGTCAAAGGGACGTTCTTCGTCAAGACTTTAAGGTCGGTCCCGGGTTCAAAGTTAGCTACCCTTTCAGCTAGGCGGGTCACGATGGCACCACAATTAAGTGAACGGTTACAGGATGTGGCCGTCTTCGCTAGACTATCACATACCAACGCCAGAGTGTTAAAATTGAATGGATCCTCACGAAAAGGGTTGAGATAAGAAGCCAGAAGTAACACCTTATGTGATTTAAGTTTACTCACATCCTTCCATCCATAAATTAAATAAGTCATCATACGAAGGAAAAGTCTCAAGAGTCTCAAGGTCACATGCttcacatcattaatcaacatagcACTCACCCTCAGGCTAGCACTACCGGTAAACAAGGGTAAGAAACGGGTTGCCATGGTCTCAGCAGAGACATCATCTAACTCAGCAGCTGCCCCCTTCTCCAAACCCAAGTAGTCTGTCATCTCATCTAAGGTTGCGGTGTAGGAATTGTTCAACAGTCTCCTTTTTTCCACATCATAGTGGTAAGTATTTAGAGATTCAAGAGTAAGAAAAGCATACGACTTCATGCGAAGCCTATACAAACCCACAATACCTATCACCTCAAATATGTGATGGACATTCACCACAATCTCCAAATCCTCCAGAATGTCTGTATCTACACACCTCGTTACGTTCATTGGCAGTTCCATAAGAGCAAGGAATGCGGTCTATTGGGTAAAATCTTCAAATTCCACCATCGGATACTCCGGTGCCACGGGGACTAGTGGCTCTCGGCTCTATTGACCCTGCTCGTCAGCCGGGGTATCTCTCGGTCTCTTGTTGCCCCTTTGAGATCTCGGCACCGCTATAAATGTCGGATATACATAGTTTCGGTTTTAAAGAGGGCGAATTGGATTCCAACCTTGTATTGTCAAAATTGCGATTTTAAGAAGGATTTGTAGCGATTAAACTTGAAAATTAACAATAGGGTAGATGGTACTGGCATTAATCAAACTTTTAAAGTATTTTAAGGTGAATTAGAGCAGGCAAAATCAAATCTTTTGGGACAAACCTTAGAAATTCGAATTGGCAAGAGATTAATTTTAGGTAAGAAATCAACTATATCATACTCAACAATCATAATTAAAAAACTCTTATCAAAATTAGGAATACTAGTACATCAATCTAAAgttttaaatccaaaaatttcagaTTTTTAAGCACGAATTTCTTATTCAAATTAGCATATGAGGACATGGGGTTGGAGAACATTACCTTAATTTAGGGAAGAAGATGAAAGGTAAGATGAACAAGTAGTTGAAATCACCAAGGGGTTTTGGTAAAATAGAGTTTTAGAGAACTTTTGTAAAAATAGAAGGTA
Protein-coding sequences here:
- the LOC141621849 gene encoding uncharacterized protein LOC141621849; the encoded protein is MRVDSAEARRLIGWNLAPKAAAVPGLVPSSYVRDYFAGKTPALVVIEGRETAPPPCTAEQRVCVGLWWFLSSIYLGDKGERLSTKLLPFLSDLSSLGHCDWVTAGFAVLIRFMRVMVRPESMEKGTSPTAVGPGLLLEAWVYSYFLGLAPKRTEPVEKAYPVVRDWVMCRMRSRRSFHDICRWEVNALQLDGWVPRPWEKYAGPPPFVAEVLRPRSSSRLLLRTSMGPVWYLGECLARQCSRDVLTVPIDPPRTMFREPSEAEREADLAGVGGDALLLPGEDYSAFLYGRLAYWPIVEVEAAGIEPPEYSETLEYTDTTGMTTISELRDFDVAVRDAGMDDWQHLIRRLSRAIPVRGFVEGSQPQRATAVEALADGRGRQRERELERELAQYREETARLLRELEVRDAEVAALEARVVEVDGDEQ